The Acidobacteriaceae bacterium nucleotide sequence ACATCCTCGCCACCTCCGGCGGCAAGACCATCCTTACCAACCGCTAGAGTCTCAAGAATTGGCTTTGAGATAGCAATAAAGAAGCGCTCGCTGACACAGCGAGCGCTTCTTTGTATGTACCCTTTGGCTCTTACTCCGGCGACTCCACTCTGCCGCCTTCCTTCAACTTATAGATCTTGCCTCGGTAGTAGAAATTCTCCCCGCCATAGCTCGCCATCCAAAGCATGCTGCCCAGCGCATCGCGCATGGGATAGATCAGCGTATTCGCCAGCCAGCCCGAATCCCCCATCGCGTTCAGAATCACACCCGCCTGCAACCAGCGATTGACGACCAGCCCCGCCAGCCACAGAAGCCCCAGCCCGGCGTGCCCGCTCAACAAGCCCCAAGCCAGCCCCAGCACCGCAAACGGCGCGGCAAACGTCAGCCCAGACCCCAGGTGTCCCCACGGACGCGACCGCCGCGTGCTTTGCATCCAGCGCAACTGGTTGCGGAAGCTCAGCCAGAACGGCGAATCCTGCACCATCAGCCGGATCACATGCGTGGCCATCTTCACGCCCTTGCCCTGCTCGGCCAGACGATTGCCGATCACAAAGTCATCAGCATAAAACTGTCCCAGTTCATCGAAGCCGCCAACATCCTGAAAGCTCTTACGACGCGTCACCATCGTCGCGCCCAGAGCAAACTTTGTGCCTTCGATCATGTCCGCAACCAGCACGCCGCTAGTCATCTCGACGCTCTTGCCTACCGCGTCCAGTCGCGACGATATGGCAGCGCCTTCATGCGCCGTCCCCAGGTACACACAGCTCGCCAACGCCAGCTTCGGATCGCGCAGGTTCTGCACCAGTCGCAAAACGTAATCGGGTGTCACGCGAACATCGGCATCAGCGGTCACATACTGATCAAACCGCGCCACCGAATCCAGCTTCGCCAGCGAGTACACCTTGGCGTTATGAAACTTCGGCATCGGCTCGCCGCAGGTCACAAACTTGGCACTCACCTGTGGGTAGCGCTTACCGACCTCGCGTGCCAGCATCAGGCCTTCGTCCGTCTCCTGCCGTGCACAGAACAACAGCTCCCACTCTCCCGGGTACTGCTGCTCAAAGAACGACTCGAAGTTTCTCTCCATGCCCGGCTCGGTGCCATGCACCGGCTTCAGCACGCTCACAGACGGCAGAAAGTCCGCCGGAGCGCGCCGGTCGCGTCGCCGACGCAGCCCAAAACGCGTCGCCGCCACTATGACCATGCCACAGTAAATCGAAGAAGTGACGGTGCCCAGCATCGCCACCCAGAACAGAACTCGTAGAAAAATGTGCATCGAAAAAGGCGCTCTTCCCTTGCCTCAACCGCAGCAAGAAAGACGTGCTTCCAGTGTAATCTTTGCGTGCACTACACTGCACTCAGACCCGACTATGCGCGCCTTCCGATTTGCCCTTCCGCTCCTCGTCTCGACGACAGCTTTCGCCGCCAGCTTCAACTGCAAGCTTGCCAGCACCCCGCGAGAGAAAACCATCTGTGCCTCGCCTGCGCTCTCCAAAGCCGACGACGAACTCGCCGCAAAGTACAAAGCGCTGCACGAAAAGCTCTCCCCCGAAAGCGCCGCAGACCTCCTGAAAGACCAGCGCATCTGGCTCGCATACCTAGACAAAGCCTGCGCCCCAAACCTGAAAGCTGACCGCGCGAACATCTCCGAGTGCCTGCTTGGCGAGTACAACAGTCGCAAGCCGGACTTCGACAGCACCACCCTGCCCTCTGGACAGGTCCTCTTCACCCGCGCCACCTACATCGCGCGTCCCACCAAGCTCGTTCCTAACGACGATTCAGACATGGACCCCGGCGTCGGCACCGGCATCTTTCGCTGGCCACAGATCGACCGCGCGACCAGCCAGCAGACGGCCTTCAACCACTCCGTCCTCGCCTACCTGTTGGAGAGCAGCAAGAACGACCCGAAGCAAGCAGCAACCTTCCTCGCCTCCACCGATCCGCACAGCTCCGTCGACGTCTCCTGGACCCTCCGCGCCGTCAACGACAAACTCCTCAGCATCGACTTTGAGCAGTTCAGCATGACCTACGGCGCAGCCCATCCCAACACCTTCGACAGCACCTTCCATTGGAACGTCGCCGCAGGACGCCCCCTTCAGGTCACCGACGTCTTCAACAACGCCTCTGGCTGGAGCACCAAACTCATTCCCGCCGCCCGGCAAAAACTCCGCGCCATCCCCGACATGAGCGAAATGCTCTGGAACGGCGACGAACTGACCAAAGGCATTGGCAACGG carries:
- a CDS encoding lysozyme inhibitor LprI family protein; amino-acid sequence: MRAFRFALPLLVSTTAFAASFNCKLASTPREKTICASPALSKADDELAAKYKALHEKLSPESAADLLKDQRIWLAYLDKACAPNLKADRANISECLLGEYNSRKPDFDSTTLPSGQVLFTRATYIARPTKLVPNDDSDMDPGVGTGIFRWPQIDRATSQQTAFNHSVLAYLLESSKNDPKQAATFLASTDPHSSVDVSWTLRAVNDKLLSIDFEQFSMTYGAAHPNTFDSTFHWNVAAGRPLQVTDVFNNASGWSTKLIPAARQKLRAIPDMSEMLWNGDELTKGIGNGLSNSYEWTLSSKGFTVTFAQYQVAAYVAGMPDITFTWQELKPYLNPSFAPSGLPKPTTSKRDSQ
- a CDS encoding glycosyltransferase — translated: MHIFLRVLFWVAMLGTVTSSIYCGMVIVAATRFGLRRRRDRRAPADFLPSVSVLKPVHGTEPGMERNFESFFEQQYPGEWELLFCARQETDEGLMLAREVGKRYPQVSAKFVTCGEPMPKFHNAKVYSLAKLDSVARFDQYVTADADVRVTPDYVLRLVQNLRDPKLALASCVYLGTAHEGAAISSRLDAVGKSVEMTSGVLVADMIEGTKFALGATMVTRRKSFQDVGGFDELGQFYADDFVIGNRLAEQGKGVKMATHVIRLMVQDSPFWLSFRNQLRWMQSTRRSRPWGHLGSGLTFAAPFAVLGLAWGLLSGHAGLGLLWLAGLVVNRWLQAGVILNAMGDSGWLANTLIYPMRDALGSMLWMASYGGENFYYRGKIYKLKEGGRVESPE